One Streptomyces sp. ML-6 genomic region harbors:
- a CDS encoding MaoC family dehydratase N-terminal domain-containing protein, with product MALDQSFVGRTYPPTPPYEVGREKIREFAEAVGDTNPVYVDPEAAKELGHSDVIAPPTFVFSITFKAAGQVIHDPQLGLDYSRVVHGDQKFAYTRPVRAGDRLTVTSTIEAIKSMAGNDILDVRGEVHDESGEHVVTAWTKLVARAAEEA from the coding sequence ATGGCGCTCGACCAGTCCTTCGTCGGGCGGACCTATCCGCCCACCCCGCCCTACGAGGTCGGCCGGGAGAAGATCCGCGAGTTCGCCGAGGCGGTCGGCGACACGAATCCGGTGTACGTCGACCCCGAGGCCGCCAAGGAGCTCGGCCACAGCGATGTGATCGCGCCGCCGACGTTCGTCTTCTCCATCACCTTCAAGGCCGCCGGTCAGGTGATCCACGACCCGCAGCTGGGCCTGGACTACAGCCGGGTGGTGCACGGCGACCAGAAGTTCGCCTACACGCGCCCCGTGCGGGCGGGGGACCGGCTGACGGTCACCTCGACGATCGAGGCCATCAAGTCCATGGCGGGCAACGACATCCTGGACGTCCGCGGCGAGGTCCACGACGAGTCCGGCGAGCACGTCGTGACCGCGTGGACGAAGCTGGTGGCGCGTGCCGCCGAGGAGGCGTGA